Part of the Permianibacter fluminis genome, AAACCGAAATTGATCGCCTTGGCGCGCCGGCGCATTTCCGAACTGACCTCTTCCGGCGCCACTTCAAAAATTTCTGCGGCGGTGGCGCGGTGCACGTCCTGACCGTTTTTGAACGCGGTCATCAGGCCCGGATCATTCGACAGATGCGCCATGATCCGCAATTCAATCTGCGAATAGTCGGCGGCCATCAGGATATGGCCTTTCGGCGCAATGAAAGCCTGACGGATCTTGCGACCTTCCTCGGTGCGGATGGGAATGTTCTGCACGTTCGGATCGGTAGACGACAGCCGCCCGGTCGCCGCGCCGGTTTGATTGAACGAAGTGTGGACCCGACCGGTTTTGGGGTTGACCAGTTCCGGCAGCTTGTCGGTGTAGGTCGATTTGAGTTTTGAAAGCTGACGATGCTCCAGAATCAATTTTGGCAGCGGATAGTCGAGCGCCAATTCTTCCAGCACTTCTTCATTGGTCGAGGGGGCGCCGGTCGGCGTCTTCTGCAGCACCGGCAACTTCATTTCTTCAAAGAAAATCTGCCCGAGCTGCTTCGGTGAACCGAGATTGAATTGTCGGCCGGCAAGCTCATACGCCTGCTGCTCCAGTTCGCCGATACGCTTGGCCATTTCAACACTCTGGCCGCGCAATTTGCCAGCGTCGATCAGCACGCCATTGCGTTCCATCCGGGCCAGCACCGGCACCAGCGGCATTTCGATATCGGTGTAGACGCCGCGCAGCCGCGCTTCCTTTTGCAGGCGTGGCCACTGTTGTTGGTGCAGCTTGAAGGTGACATCGGCATCTTCGGCGGCGTAAGTGCTGGCCGTTTCCAGATCAATTTGATTGAAAGTCAGCTGATCCTTGCCCTTGCCGGCAATCTCTGTAAACGAAATGGTCTGATGGCCCAGCAGCTTCAGCGCCAGCGTATCCATGTCGTGCCGGGTGCCGGCGGCGTCGAGCACATAGCTTTCCAGCATGGTGTCGTGCGCGAGCCCGCGCAGCGTGATGCCGTAATTGGCCAGCACTTTCAGATCGTATTTGATGTTGTGGCCAATCTTGGCTTTCTGCTCGTCTTCGAGCAGCGGCTTCAATGCGGCCAACACCGTCTTGCGATCGAGCTGGGTTGGCGCACCAAGGTAATCATGCGCCAGCGGGATATAGCAGGCGCGGCCGTCGGCGAGTGAAAAGGAAACGCCGACAATCTCGGCAATCATTTCATCGAGACTGGTGGTTTCGCTGTCATAGGCAATGAGTTCTGCGGCCTGAAGCCAGCCCAGCCAGCGCTGAAAATCGATCTCGGTCAAAATGCTTTCGTAACCGTCGCGCTGGATGCTGACGGCCGGCGCGTTGGTTTCGGTTGGAGCCTCATCGCCAGCGCCGGATTTGCTACTGGCGTTGCCGGCCGATTTGCTCGCGCCTTTCGCGGCCGCCTTGTTGGCAAATACCGGCTCGCCGTTCAGAATTTCCTTCAGCCAGGTTTTGAACTCCAGGTCGCTGTACAGCTCGCGCAGCGCGTCGGTGTTTGGTGTGCCCGGTTTCAGATCATCAAAATCAAAAGGCAGTTCACAATCGCATTTGATGGTCGCCAAGGCTTTTGACAGCGGCAGCGTGGCCGCGGCCGCGCGCAGGTTCTCGCCGGCCTTGCCTTTGACTTCCGCGGCACGCGCCAGCACGGCATCAAACGAACCGAACTCCTGTATCCATTTCGCCGCGGTTTTCGGCCCAACGCCGGGCACGCCCGGAATGTTGTCGACGCTGTCGCCCATCAACGCCAGATAATCGACGATGCGTTCCGGCGGCACGCCGAATTTCTCGATCACTTCGGCAATGCCCATCACGGTATCGGTCATCGAGTTGGCGATTTTCACCTTGTCGCTGACCAGCTGCGCCATGTCCTTGTCCGAGGTGGAAATCAGCACCGGCAGGCCACGGGCTTCAGCGTGTTTGGCCAGCGTGCCGATCACGTCATCAGCCTCGACGCCGCTTTCCATCACCAGCGGCAGACCCAGCGCGCGTATCAATTCGTGCAGGGGTTTGATCTGGCTGCGCAGCTCGTCCGGCATCGGTGGCCGGTTGGCTTTGTATTCCGGGTACATGTCATCGCGAAAGGTCTTGCCGCTGGCGTCAAACACCACCGCGATACGCTCCGGTTGATGCTGCTGCATCAGCTTCTTCAGCATTGCGACCACGCCGTAGGCGGCGCCGGTGGGTTGGCCCTTGCTGTTGGTCAGCGGCGGCAGCGCATGAAAGGCGCGGAACAAATATGATGATCCATCGACGAGGATCAAAGGCAACTGACTGGTCATGGCCTTAGGCTGGGTCAATAATGAAGGCGCACAGTGTACTGTGTGTCGTGTAGGGAGGGACTTCTGATGCGAACCATGCTTGCAGTACTGGCCGTGACCGTTGCCGCCATCGCAACCGCCGGCGAACCGGTGCAGGACCGGCCGGTGGTTAGCCAAGGCAATACGCTGGAACCGACTGTTCGGGTCCGGCCTGACGACGGCGCCACCATCAAGGAATGGGTCAAGAACGGCAAACTGGTCGCCGTCCGGGTCGAGCCCAAGATTGGCCCTGCCTATTATCTGGTCGATACCAATGGCGACGGCCTGTTTGAGCCCGGCCCGGATTTCGGCGACGACGGCATGGTCGCCCAGTGGGTGCTGTTCCGGTTCTAGTGGCGGTATTCGCGACGGCGGACTCGCGGTTTGCGGTGGTCAGGTGGCGCAAGCGCGGGCCTGAGTGGAGAGTGGGCGGTGTTTTTCACTGGTAGCGGCCCCTTCGCTCTCGCCGCCAACTCTTGCCACCCCGACCGCCTCTGATCCCCTCAGATCCCCTCCCCCTCGACGGGGGAGGGCCAGGGAGAGGGTGAAACCCCCAGCCCGCACCGCCACCAGAGCCGGGCACCAGGCCCGCGTCCCCACAAATCCAAGCCAACCGTTCCCGAGTTATGCACATACTCACAGTTTCTGTGGATAAAGTCGTGGAGAACGCTGGGGCGAAAATGGGATGCATGTTCACAAGCCGAACGAGCCATGTGAGTAAGCCCAGTAAAATTTAATAAAAACAGACGTTTATAGCGGTCTGTTTAAGCTTCGCTTGATTATCACAACTTAACTGTCGGATTTTTGTGCTGTGCAAAAACCGGCAAGGTTCCACGGCAAAACCGGCGAAAAAGCCGCCAAAAAAAGCGCTTTATCGGCCTACGCGCCTTGAGCCATGGGCCTTTTAGGCCGCTCCTGCTCGACAGCAGGGAAAGCCTGACCGCTACGCCCAACCTGCAGCCCAAGTCCGCCCCGCCACATTCCCACACGCCTTCGCGCCAGAAATCCATTCCCCTGCCCCGCCCGGCCGGGCAGAATCGCCGCCCTATGCAAACCCAAGCGCTCCACCTCCTCCG contains:
- the polA gene encoding DNA polymerase I; this translates as MTSQLPLILVDGSSYLFRAFHALPPLTNSKGQPTGAAYGVVAMLKKLMQQHQPERIAVVFDASGKTFRDDMYPEYKANRPPMPDELRSQIKPLHELIRALGLPLVMESGVEADDVIGTLAKHAEARGLPVLISTSDKDMAQLVSDKVKIANSMTDTVMGIAEVIEKFGVPPERIVDYLALMGDSVDNIPGVPGVGPKTAAKWIQEFGSFDAVLARAAEVKGKAGENLRAAAATLPLSKALATIKCDCELPFDFDDLKPGTPNTDALRELYSDLEFKTWLKEILNGEPVFANKAAAKGASKSAGNASSKSGAGDEAPTETNAPAVSIQRDGYESILTEIDFQRWLGWLQAAELIAYDSETTSLDEMIAEIVGVSFSLADGRACYIPLAHDYLGAPTQLDRKTVLAALKPLLEDEQKAKIGHNIKYDLKVLANYGITLRGLAHDTMLESYVLDAAGTRHDMDTLALKLLGHQTISFTEIAGKGKDQLTFNQIDLETASTYAAEDADVTFKLHQQQWPRLQKEARLRGVYTDIEMPLVPVLARMERNGVLIDAGKLRGQSVEMAKRIGELEQQAYELAGRQFNLGSPKQLGQIFFEEMKLPVLQKTPTGAPSTNEEVLEELALDYPLPKLILEHRQLSKLKSTYTDKLPELVNPKTGRVHTSFNQTGAATGRLSSTDPNVQNIPIRTEEGRKIRQAFIAPKGHILMAADYSQIELRIMAHLSNDPGLMTAFKNGQDVHRATAAEIFEVAPEEVSSEMRRRAKAINFGLIYGMSAFGLARQIDVGREEAQHYMNRYFARYPGVEHYMNEIREQARQNGYVETLFGRRLYLPEIKAANQNRRKGAERVAINAPMQGTAADIVKRAMLAVDKWLIEENVPAKMLLQVHDELVLEVADNAVEAVKEKLRALMSGAAELAVPLVVDVGTGLNWDEAH
- a CDS encoding DUF2782 domain-containing protein — protein: MRTMLAVLAVTVAAIATAGEPVQDRPVVSQGNTLEPTVRVRPDDGATIKEWVKNGKLVAVRVEPKIGPAYYLVDTNGDGLFEPGPDFGDDGMVAQWVLFRF